The following proteins come from a genomic window of Desulfobacterales bacterium:
- the alaS gene encoding alanine--tRNA ligase, producing the protein MTGNEIRAQFLSYFEKHHHRIVRSSSLVPQDDPTLLFINAGMVQFKRVFLGEDKRDYVRATTSQKCVRAGGKHNDLENVGYTARHHTFFEMLGNFSFGDYFKEGAIDFAWDLLTNGYGLPADKLYGSIYLDDDEAYELWRKNIGLPDERIVRFGEEDNFWSMGDTGPCGPCSEILLDRGEQYGCDKPDCAVGCECDRYLEIWNLVFMQFNRDASGKMTPLPKPSIDTGMGLERIVSIIQDVPTNFDTDLIRPIIAEAERLSEKPFGESRETDVAMKVIADHSRAAAFLIGDGIMPANEGRGYVLRRILRRAIRYGRNIGLKRPFLHKTAGVVFDVMKPAYPELADAAAFITNIIENEEVRFLETLDTGLRLLNDTLSEIKAKGNTQVPGDVIFKLYDTYGFPVDIVRDVVRDENMSLDMDGFDSFMDEQRARSRSVATFTSLGEAYKNLSAKGFKPQFHGYDTLNAESKVKLLVQDGQDKNEAAAGQEIELVSEETPFYAEAGGQVGDTGTISAKNFEMSVTDTVKDPAGIVIHRGKVLSGKIKTGQKITLQVDGAKRAATALNHTATHILHAVLREVLGEHVKQAGSLVAPDRLRFDFTHFSLVDRTTLAQIETLVNRRIRENVPTHTDEMEAEDAFKSGATALFEEKYGDRVRVVSLSDFSKELCGGTHTTKTGDIGLFKIVSESSIASGVRRIEALTGDGALEYVQKTSELLEDSAQLVKEKPDALPSKLKKFLADQKALEKEVDRLKAQIASDSADVGGGAVQKINDTNVLIQQVSAENPAALRDLTDRLKDKIKSGIVVMGSANGPKAFLIVGVTKDLTDRFHAGNIIKQIAPIVGGGGGGRPDLAQAGGTQPAKLDQALKEAHNIISKS; encoded by the coding sequence ATGACCGGCAACGAAATACGCGCTCAATTTTTAAGCTATTTTGAAAAGCACCATCATCGAATTGTACGCAGTTCTTCATTGGTGCCCCAGGATGATCCCACCCTGCTGTTTATCAACGCAGGGATGGTGCAATTTAAACGTGTTTTTCTGGGCGAAGACAAAAGAGATTATGTACGGGCAACCACGTCTCAAAAATGCGTTCGCGCTGGCGGAAAGCATAATGATCTGGAAAATGTCGGGTATACCGCCCGACATCACACCTTTTTTGAGATGCTGGGCAATTTTTCTTTTGGAGACTATTTTAAAGAAGGCGCCATTGACTTTGCTTGGGATCTGTTAACCAATGGCTATGGCCTGCCGGCCGATAAGCTTTATGGCTCCATTTATCTGGATGATGATGAGGCTTACGAGCTGTGGCGCAAAAACATCGGTCTGCCGGATGAACGAATTGTCAGATTTGGGGAAGAAGACAATTTTTGGTCAATGGGCGATACCGGTCCCTGCGGCCCCTGTTCTGAGATTTTGCTGGACCGCGGTGAGCAATACGGCTGCGACAAACCCGATTGTGCGGTGGGCTGTGAGTGCGATCGCTATCTTGAGATCTGGAATCTGGTGTTTATGCAATTTAATCGGGATGCGTCCGGCAAAATGACCCCGCTGCCCAAGCCCAGCATCGACACGGGAATGGGGCTTGAGCGGATCGTTTCGATTATCCAGGATGTGCCCACTAATTTTGACACCGACCTGATTCGACCCATTATTGCAGAAGCCGAACGTCTGTCTGAAAAACCATTCGGCGAATCCCGCGAAACGGATGTGGCCATGAAAGTTATCGCAGATCACAGCCGGGCGGCGGCCTTTCTGATCGGCGACGGTATTATGCCGGCCAATGAAGGACGCGGGTATGTGCTGCGACGTATTTTGCGCCGAGCCATTCGCTATGGTCGCAACATCGGTCTGAAACGACCGTTTTTGCATAAAACGGCTGGGGTGGTATTTGATGTAATGAAACCGGCCTATCCAGAGCTGGCCGACGCAGCGGCTTTTATCACCAATATTATTGAAAATGAAGAGGTTCGGTTTTTAGAAACCTTGGACACCGGTTTGAGACTGTTAAACGACACCCTTTCGGAGATCAAGGCCAAAGGCAACACTCAGGTGCCCGGTGATGTTATTTTTAAACTCTATGACACGTATGGCTTTCCGGTCGATATTGTGCGCGATGTGGTTCGCGATGAGAACATGAGCTTGGATATGGATGGGTTTGACAGCTTCATGGACGAGCAACGCGCGCGATCCCGTTCGGTCGCGACTTTTACCTCCCTCGGTGAAGCTTATAAAAATCTATCGGCCAAAGGGTTCAAACCGCAATTCCACGGTTACGATACACTTAATGCCGAATCCAAGGTCAAACTGTTGGTGCAAGACGGCCAGGATAAAAATGAAGCTGCTGCCGGCCAGGAAATTGAGTTGGTTAGTGAGGAAACGCCCTTTTACGCAGAGGCCGGCGGTCAGGTTGGCGATACCGGCACGATCAGCGCCAAAAATTTTGAAATGTCAGTGACCGATACGGTCAAGGATCCCGCCGGAATCGTGATTCACAGGGGTAAGGTGCTATCCGGAAAAATAAAAACCGGCCAAAAAATTACCTTGCAGGTTGATGGGGCCAAACGCGCGGCAACCGCTTTGAACCACACGGCCACTCACATTCTGCATGCCGTTTTGCGCGAGGTTCTCGGTGAGCATGTCAAGCAGGCCGGTTCGCTGGTGGCACCGGATCGATTGCGATTTGATTTTACCCACTTTTCCCTGGTGGATCGCACCACCCTGGCTCAAATCGAAACGCTTGTGAATCGTCGTATCCGCGAAAATGTCCCCACGCATACCGATGAAATGGAAGCTGAAGACGCTTTCAAATCCGGCGCCACCGCACTTTTTGAAGAAAAGTACGGCGATCGTGTGCGGGTGGTCTCTTTGTCAGATTTCAGCAAAGAACTTTGCGGTGGTACCCATACTACCAAAACCGGCGATATCGGACTTTTTAAAATTGTCAGCGAATCCAGCATCGCCTCTGGGGTCAGGCGCATCGAAGCGCTCACCGGAGACGGCGCGCTTGAATACGTCCAAAAGACATCCGAGCTGTTGGAAGATAGCGCGCAGCTGGTCAAAGAAAAACCAGATGCCCTGCCATCAAAACTCAAAAAGTTCCTGGCGGACCAAAAAGCGCTTGAAAAAGAGGTTGACCGGCTCAAAGCCCAAATCGCGTCTGACTCTGCTGATGTTGGCGGCGGGGCCGTTCAAAAGATCAACGATACAAATGTTTTAATTCAGCAGGTGTCTGCGGAAAATCCGGCTGCGCTCAGGGATTTAACTGACCGGCTCAAAGACAAGATTAAATCCGGTATTGTGGTGATGGGAAGCGCTAATGGTCCCAAAGCCTTTCTGATTGTGGGGGTCACGAAAGACCTTACCGATCGGTTTCATGCCGGTAACATAATCAAGCAAATTGCACCGATTGTGGGGGGTGGCGGTGGCGGGCGTCCGGATCTGGCGCAGGCGGGCGGCACGCAACCCGCAAAACTGGATCAGGCGCTTAAGGAAGCCCACAATATCATTTCAAAAAGTTAG
- the dapB gene encoding dihydrodipicolinate reductase, with the protein MSRIKVMVNGIPGNMAVNVARHILADERFALVPFSLTGPEIQATEHTVESISIRLLQPDIRAAEIEAMVDAEGPFISVDYTHPSAVNTNAEFYCQYQLPFVMGTTGGDREQLEKIVRSSAIPAVIAPNMAKQIIGFQAMMDYVAQNFPGLFDGYTLEVKESHQKGKADTSGTAKAMVRYFNQMGLDFTEDQIAKERNPEIQASQWGIPQDYLSGHGWHTYRLTSADQTVRFEFKHNVNGRDVYARGTLDAVQYLAARVSVGASGIVYTMIDVLQNRS; encoded by the coding sequence ATGAGTCGCATTAAAGTAATGGTCAACGGTATCCCCGGCAACATGGCCGTCAATGTGGCCCGGCATATTTTAGCGGATGAGCGCTTCGCTTTGGTGCCATTTTCTCTGACAGGCCCTGAAATCCAAGCAACTGAGCACACAGTTGAATCGATTTCGATTCGTTTACTGCAACCAGACATTCGCGCCGCCGAAATTGAGGCGATGGTTGATGCCGAAGGCCCTTTCATCAGCGTTGATTACACGCATCCATCAGCAGTCAATACCAATGCCGAATTCTATTGCCAGTATCAGCTGCCGTTTGTCATGGGCACTACCGGTGGCGATCGCGAGCAGCTGGAAAAAATCGTGCGGTCATCGGCAATCCCAGCTGTGATTGCGCCAAATATGGCCAAACAAATTATCGGGTTTCAGGCCATGATGGATTATGTCGCGCAAAATTTCCCAGGTCTATTTGACGGCTATACGCTGGAAGTAAAAGAAAGCCACCAAAAAGGAAAAGCAGACACCAGCGGCACTGCCAAGGCCATGGTTCGTTATTTCAATCAAATGGGATTGGACTTTACAGAGGACCAGATTGCCAAAGAGCGAAATCCCGAAATTCAAGCATCCCAATGGGGAATTCCGCAAGATTATCTGAGCGGTCATGGCTGGCATACTTACCGCCTGACATCCGCCGATCAAACCGTCCGCTTTGAATTTAAACACAATGTCAATGGCCGTGATGTTTACGCCCGCGGCACCCTGGACGCCGTCCAATACCTGGCGGCCCGGGTAAGTGTCGGCGCCTCCGGAATCGTTTACACAATGATCGATGTACTGCAGAATCGATCCTAA
- a CDS encoding sugar phosphate nucleotidyltransferase, with the protein MKALILAAGLGTRLRPYTEHTPKPLFTVAGRTLLDITIANLIEAGCTAIMINTHHLHEHIEGFVARQFYSIPIQTRYEPQILGTGGAIKNVRDFWNEQPFMVVNADIVCSIDFKIVYEFHCQHSYPATLVLADDPEFNSVTSDSAGFITGFHHTSDKSHHPDKQALTFTGIQVLNPDVLDYISDAMPASSIDAYSQMIAAGEKIKTYIAQDMYWKDIGTAERYKAAVYDRMAPRVYQRVYPDAAFKTPHRRRLKGDGSDRQWFRLEMDQKPVILADHGIKQNNGLDAADAFYYIGRHLFNKGLPVPQIYDADTFSGYVFIEDLGNIDLQTVVQQSNNFQSTTRLYQSVIDLLVKFSQSGVDQFDTTWCYQTPRYDKSLILQAECRYFVDAFLNSYLGLAYRYADFENEFEFIAENALQHAVQGLMHRDFQSRNIMIKNSNIYFIDFQGARLGPLQYDLASLLIDPYVDLPPNIQSRLLTHCEGQLVGKMAVTTAKFRQCYRFCCLTRNLQMLGAFGFLTRIKQKPQFETYIPAAVQSLTINLKKDHYKTLPKLCDLMDSINDAIASIEKSKDR; encoded by the coding sequence ATGAAAGCACTGATCCTGGCAGCAGGACTGGGAACTCGGCTGCGCCCTTACACGGAGCACACGCCCAAACCGCTTTTTACAGTTGCGGGCAGAACACTGCTGGATATCACCATTGCCAACCTGATCGAAGCGGGTTGCACAGCGATAATGATCAATACCCATCATCTGCATGAGCACATCGAAGGGTTTGTCGCCCGTCAATTCTACAGCATTCCAATTCAAACCCGTTATGAACCGCAAATCTTAGGAACGGGCGGGGCCATCAAAAATGTAAGGGACTTTTGGAACGAACAGCCCTTTATGGTGGTGAATGCCGATATCGTCTGCAGCATTGATTTTAAGATTGTCTACGAATTCCACTGTCAGCATTCCTATCCGGCAACTCTGGTATTAGCCGACGATCCTGAATTTAACAGCGTGACCAGCGATTCCGCCGGTTTTATCACCGGATTTCATCATACCTCCGATAAATCCCATCACCCGGACAAACAGGCCCTGACGTTTACCGGCATTCAAGTGCTAAACCCGGATGTGCTTGACTATATATCCGATGCAATGCCGGCAAGCAGTATTGACGCCTACAGCCAAATGATTGCTGCAGGAGAAAAAATCAAAACCTATATCGCCCAAGACATGTATTGGAAAGATATCGGCACTGCTGAACGCTATAAGGCGGCCGTTTATGACCGTATGGCACCCCGGGTGTATCAGCGCGTCTATCCGGATGCAGCGTTTAAAACGCCTCATCGGCGGCGGCTTAAAGGGGACGGATCTGACCGGCAATGGTTTCGTTTGGAGATGGATCAAAAACCAGTGATTCTGGCCGATCACGGCATCAAGCAAAACAATGGTCTGGATGCAGCAGATGCGTTTTATTACATCGGCCGGCACCTTTTCAACAAGGGCCTGCCGGTGCCGCAAATTTACGACGCGGATACTTTTTCCGGTTACGTGTTTATCGAGGATCTGGGAAATATCGATCTTCAGACGGTCGTACAGCAGTCCAATAATTTCCAGAGCACTACCCGCCTGTATCAATCCGTGATCGATCTGCTGGTCAAATTTTCCCAAAGTGGCGTCGACCAGTTTGACACGACCTGGTGCTACCAGACACCCCGCTATGACAAATCGCTGATACTGCAAGCTGAATGTCGCTATTTCGTGGACGCATTTCTAAATAGCTACCTGGGATTAGCATATCGTTATGCTGATTTTGAAAACGAATTTGAATTTATAGCTGAAAATGCGTTGCAGCACGCTGTGCAAGGCCTGATGCATCGGGATTTCCAGTCACGAAACATCATGATTAAAAATTCCAACATCTATTTTATTGATTTTCAGGGCGCTCGCTTGGGGCCGCTGCAATATGATTTGGCATCGCTGCTGATCGATCCCTATGTCGATCTGCCACCGAATATTCAATCCCGGCTGCTCACACACTGTGAAGGCCAACTGGTCGGAAAGATGGCTGTAACGACTGCCAAATTTCGCCAGTGCTATCGGTTTTGCTGCCTGACGCGCAACCTTCAAATGTTGGGGGCATTTGGATTTTTGACTCGCATCAAACAAAAGCCTCAATTTGAAACCTACATCCCGGCAGCGGTTCAGTCGCTAACAATCAACCTTAAAAAGGACCACTACAAGACCTTGCCCAAATTGTGCGATCTGATGGATTCAATCAATGACGCGATAGCCAGTATTGAAAAAAGCAAAGATAGATGA
- a CDS encoding 1-acyl-sn-glycerol-3-phosphate acyltransferase: MAAKHGRKSSNWKSRVLDGTHNHFSCYLPDSLGRVASLLLKLFYSGIKTDKDQTAVLQQLEDDAVVVYVTKFKSYFEYLFYYTRYQKNKLPYPQIGFDYQVYFWQPLSRLLKIAMAHLDFFVHRRKFPSPYKSGFIGQALLKNKAGMLSLVGKRGFYRRFVKAKTDPIQYLIELQKTTERPIYIIPQLMFFSKNPHRSIPTLTDIFFGSEDKPGRIRRLLALFKNPGKVFVEISEPVILKHYLQQESIRSQPIEYQSLMLRRNLLVQLNRHRQSITGPMLKTSLELKESILTGQRFQAFMDTYSKNRNIPIHEVRKKADSYIDEIAAGYNPAYIKLFSAIVGWIIRTMFDGVSVNNNALSKVKRLALKGPLVLVPCHKSHIDYLILSYLLYHNNMPVPLVAAGKNLSFWPMGTLFRSGGAFFIRRSFRGAVLYSKVFAEYIHKLLEEGHNVEQFIEGGRSRTGKLLMPKLGLLSILLNAFKNGACDDMIIVPIYIGYDRVLEEKSYLQELEGGKKEPETLKGVLKARKFLAKRYGKIYIQFSDPLSMNELLGKMGTPLIEMKPKEQNALCRNLGYRIINAINRSAVVTAYGLVAGAILNCSRERFSYDQIMSIVETYIKHLATQDAKLADTLILDQVHAVEHAIDAFVQSKFIEPVSKDKNIPYSERNYLINAAKRPSLEYYKNNCIAFFIPAAFTALTILEKDAFQFSAADLHADYRLLQNFFKFEFAYDLDQSPEFKVRKSIKAFIDDAILMPHQTIPDTYNVTSSGFRKLRLFSIFLKTYLESYWIVLSFLQNNSQKSIKAKDRLKKILTNGNRMYKRHEISLPEALSRVSFQNAVDFYTSKGIKGSDNSEKIEFYTDIIQKSLKALQN, translated from the coding sequence ATGGCAGCAAAGCACGGTCGAAAATCGAGCAATTGGAAAAGCAGAGTGCTCGATGGCACGCACAATCATTTCAGCTGCTATCTGCCCGATTCCCTTGGGAGGGTGGCTTCACTCCTTCTGAAACTGTTTTATTCAGGCATTAAAACCGATAAAGATCAGACCGCTGTGTTGCAGCAACTGGAAGACGATGCGGTTGTCGTATATGTCACCAAATTCAAAAGCTATTTTGAATACCTCTTTTATTACACCCGCTATCAGAAGAATAAACTGCCGTATCCGCAGATTGGTTTTGATTATCAAGTTTATTTTTGGCAGCCGCTTTCGCGCCTGTTAAAGATCGCAATGGCCCACCTGGATTTCTTTGTTCACCGGCGTAAGTTTCCAAGCCCCTATAAAAGCGGTTTTATTGGTCAGGCCCTGCTCAAAAACAAAGCCGGCATGCTATCGTTGGTCGGCAAGAGAGGGTTTTATCGACGCTTTGTCAAAGCCAAGACCGACCCGATTCAATACTTGATCGAATTGCAGAAAACAACCGAGCGCCCCATATACATCATTCCGCAGCTGATGTTTTTCAGTAAAAACCCGCATCGATCGATACCTACCTTGACCGATATTTTTTTCGGGTCTGAAGATAAGCCGGGTCGAATCCGACGCCTGTTAGCGTTGTTTAAAAATCCCGGCAAGGTATTCGTTGAGATATCTGAACCGGTGATTCTTAAGCATTACCTGCAACAGGAGTCAATTCGAAGCCAGCCGATAGAATATCAATCGTTGATGCTGCGGCGTAATTTGCTGGTACAGCTTAATCGTCACCGTCAAAGCATTACCGGACCAATGCTCAAAACCAGTCTCGAGTTAAAAGAAAGTATATTGACTGGTCAGCGGTTTCAGGCGTTCATGGATACCTATTCGAAAAACCGCAATATTCCGATTCATGAGGTCCGTAAAAAAGCGGATTCCTACATCGACGAAATTGCCGCCGGCTATAATCCGGCTTACATCAAATTATTTTCAGCCATCGTCGGATGGATTATTCGGACCATGTTTGACGGCGTATCTGTAAACAACAATGCCCTAAGTAAAGTTAAACGGCTGGCCCTGAAAGGGCCGTTGGTTCTGGTTCCCTGTCACAAAAGCCATATCGATTATCTGATCTTGTCCTACCTGCTGTATCATAATAATATGCCGGTCCCCTTGGTTGCCGCGGGTAAAAATCTGTCTTTTTGGCCTATGGGGACGTTGTTTCGCAGCGGCGGTGCTTTTTTCATTCGCCGCAGCTTTCGTGGCGCCGTATTGTATTCAAAAGTCTTTGCTGAATATATTCATAAGCTCCTCGAGGAAGGACATAACGTCGAACAATTCATTGAAGGCGGCCGCAGCCGGACCGGCAAATTATTGATGCCGAAATTGGGCCTGCTGTCAATCTTGCTCAACGCTTTTAAAAACGGTGCCTGCGATGATATGATCATTGTACCGATTTATATCGGGTACGACAGGGTCCTGGAGGAAAAATCATATTTGCAGGAATTAGAAGGCGGGAAAAAGGAGCCGGAGACGCTCAAAGGCGTTCTCAAAGCCAGAAAATTTCTAGCAAAGCGATACGGTAAAATCTATATTCAATTTAGTGATCCGCTGTCCATGAATGAACTGCTGGGTAAGATGGGCACACCATTGATCGAAATGAAACCAAAGGAACAAAATGCCCTCTGTCGCAATCTTGGTTACCGCATCATCAATGCTATCAATCGGTCTGCGGTCGTCACAGCTTACGGGTTGGTCGCGGGTGCCATTTTAAATTGCTCCAGGGAACGGTTTTCATACGATCAGATCATGTCGATTGTCGAAACCTACATAAAGCATCTGGCCACCCAGGACGCCAAACTGGCGGACACACTCATCCTTGACCAGGTGCACGCCGTTGAGCATGCCATAGATGCATTTGTTCAAAGTAAATTTATCGAACCGGTTTCAAAAGACAAGAATATACCCTATTCCGAACGAAATTATTTGATCAACGCTGCCAAAAGGCCATCTTTGGAATATTACAAAAACAATTGTATCGCCTTTTTTATTCCAGCGGCTTTTACCGCCCTGACCATACTGGAAAAGGATGCGTTTCAATTCTCAGCAGCCGATTTGCACGCAGATTACCGCTTGCTGCAAAATTTCTTTAAATTCGAATTTGCTTACGATTTAGACCAATCACCTGAATTTAAGGTGCGTAAAAGTATTAAAGCTTTTATCGACGATGCCATCTTAATGCCCCATCAGACCATACCGGATACCTATAATGTGACTTCTTCAGGCTTCCGCAAACTCAGACTTTTTTCTATTTTTTTAAAAACATATTTAGAATCATACTGGATTGTTTTATCTTTTCTGCAGAACAATTCCCAGAAATCAATTAAAGCCAAGGATCGTCTCAAGAAAATTCTAACCAATGGAAACCGCATGTACAAACGGCATGAAATTTCGCTTCCGGAAGCACTCTCCAGGGTCAGCTTCCAAAATGCCGTCGATTTTTATACCAGCAAAGGCATAAAGGGATCCGACAATTCTGAAAAAATTGAATTCTACACCGACATCATTCAAAAGTCCTTAAAAGCACTTCAAAATTAG
- a CDS encoding ribonuclease H — protein MVEEKTEWKRMRFKKNKVWLAVDPSGDPLEENGKVLIKYQLNQTHEYWVRKDNVKPLDSKPIETQPSLKKPQTTEKVDPEGIQIFTDGASAGNPGPSGIGVLLRFGHHEKEISEYIGVATNNIAELKAIQVGLNALKRTALPVRIFTDSRYAYGVLALGWKVKANRELVESIKKTIKKFKDVSIIKVKGHAGHAENERADFLATSAIKNSDQST, from the coding sequence GTGGTTGAAGAAAAGACTGAATGGAAGCGCATGCGTTTTAAAAAAAACAAGGTATGGCTTGCCGTAGATCCATCCGGAGACCCTCTTGAGGAAAACGGCAAAGTCCTGATCAAATATCAGCTAAATCAGACCCATGAATACTGGGTCCGCAAGGACAATGTTAAACCGCTGGACAGCAAACCGATAGAAACACAACCGTCTTTGAAAAAACCACAGACAACAGAAAAAGTTGATCCGGAAGGAATCCAAATTTTCACCGACGGTGCATCCGCCGGCAACCCGGGTCCTTCAGGGATTGGTGTTCTCTTGCGCTTTGGGCATCATGAAAAAGAAATTTCTGAATATATCGGCGTAGCAACCAATAATATTGCCGAACTCAAGGCGATTCAGGTGGGTCTCAATGCGTTGAAACGCACGGCGCTTCCTGTACGGATCTTTACAGATAGCCGCTACGCATACGGTGTTTTGGCGTTGGGTTGGAAAGTCAAAGCCAACAGAGAATTGGTAGAATCAATTAAAAAAACAATAAAGAAGTTCAAAGATGTGAGTATTATCAAGGTTAAAGGTCACGCCGGCCATGCAGAAAATGAGCGTGCAGACTTTCTGGCAACATCTGCAATCAAAAATAGCGATCAATCAACATAA
- a CDS encoding DUF1343 domain-containing protein, with product MVQTGLETFIESAPKWVASARLGLLCNPASVDRKFNHARMLIEQHFPNKLKALYSPQHGFYAEKQDNMIESADGVDPVLNLPVYSLYGKTRIPTKEMLQPIDVLLVDLQDVGTRVYTFIYTLSYCLETAKARQLKVVVLDRPNPINGQTVEGNCLDPAVRSFVGRYALPMRHALTIGELAKLFNGHFGIGCDLEIIPMKGWRRSMYFDQTGLPWVAPSPNLPSPVSAMVYPGQVLWEGTNVSEGRGTTQPFELFGAPYLDAIKIVAAIGGDSMPGIALRPVVFEPTANKWQSQPCQGFQIHVTRPDRYQPYVTSLRLLQAIICHHKNAFEWKQPPYEYETRQLPIDLIIGDRQIRQRLENMESIDSLVDSWQDGLNEFAEISRRFHLYR from the coding sequence ATCGTACAAACTGGACTGGAAACGTTTATAGAATCAGCGCCTAAGTGGGTGGCGAGCGCCCGACTGGGGCTTTTGTGCAATCCGGCTTCAGTTGATCGCAAATTTAATCACGCCCGCATGCTCATCGAGCAGCACTTTCCGAATAAACTCAAAGCGCTGTATTCGCCCCAACATGGATTTTATGCTGAAAAACAGGATAACATGATCGAATCGGCGGATGGCGTCGATCCAGTTTTGAACCTGCCGGTTTATAGCCTTTACGGAAAAACACGCATCCCCACTAAAGAAATGTTGCAACCCATCGATGTGCTCCTGGTTGATCTGCAGGATGTCGGCACCCGAGTTTATACTTTTATATACACCCTTTCCTATTGCCTTGAGACCGCCAAAGCACGGCAGTTGAAGGTGGTGGTTCTCGATCGTCCCAATCCAATCAATGGTCAAACGGTTGAAGGCAATTGCCTCGATCCGGCTGTCCGTTCATTTGTAGGCCGTTATGCACTGCCCATGCGACATGCACTGACCATTGGGGAGTTGGCAAAGCTTTTCAATGGACACTTTGGGATCGGCTGTGACCTTGAGATTATACCAATGAAGGGCTGGCGGCGATCGATGTATTTTGATCAGACGGGTCTACCCTGGGTGGCACCCTCCCCTAATTTGCCCAGCCCTGTCTCGGCCATGGTTTACCCGGGGCAGGTGCTCTGGGAGGGGACCAATGTGTCAGAGGGCCGTGGAACCACGCAACCCTTTGAGCTTTTTGGTGCCCCGTATTTAGATGCCATCAAAATCGTTGCTGCCATTGGCGGCGATTCGATGCCGGGCATTGCTCTCAGGCCGGTTGTATTTGAACCCACAGCCAACAAATGGCAGTCCCAACCTTGTCAGGGTTTTCAGATTCATGTCACCCGTCCGGATCGCTATCAGCCTTACGTGACCAGCTTGCGCTTGCTGCAAGCCATCATCTGTCATCATAAAAACGCCTTCGAATGGAAGCAGCCGCCGTATGAATATGAGACCCGGCAGCTGCCCATCGATTTGATCATCGGCGACCGTCAAATCCGCCAACGACTTGAAAACATGGAATCAATTGATAGCCTGGTCGATTCCTGGCAGGACGGGCTCAATGAGTTTGCTGAAATCAGCCGGCGGTTTCACCTCTATCGATGA
- a CDS encoding cobalamin biosynthesis protein CbiA, translated as MKIELNGVVIIVGNYGSGKTEVAINLAVYHKRAGVDVRIADLDVVNPYFRTREAIEALSNMGIDVVLPPEQYLQADLPILSPEVAGRIRQPGQLMLLDVGGDDVGATILASLENEFRGKSPRVLQVINPLRPFTETHEGCLKIRDAIETASKLTVNGLIGNANLIDDTAPDDIYDGYHFVNDLSKRSGLPLELITVNRALWASIDMHQFTCPVLPIDRQLVPPWQKPVEFGQPEAPG; from the coding sequence GTGAAAATTGAACTTAACGGCGTCGTCATTATTGTCGGCAACTACGGCAGCGGTAAGACCGAAGTCGCGATAAATTTGGCGGTATATCATAAGCGCGCCGGGGTGGATGTTAGGATTGCAGATCTTGATGTGGTCAATCCCTATTTTCGAACGCGTGAGGCTATAGAGGCGCTCAGCAATATGGGCATCGATGTGGTTTTGCCACCGGAACAATATCTGCAGGCGGATTTGCCGATTCTCAGCCCCGAGGTCGCCGGAAGAATTCGCCAACCCGGTCAACTGATGCTGCTGGATGTTGGCGGTGATGATGTGGGGGCTACCATTCTGGCGTCACTTGAGAATGAATTCAGAGGGAAATCGCCCCGGGTTTTGCAAGTGATCAATCCATTAAGGCCGTTTACCGAAACCCACGAAGGCTGTTTGAAAATCCGGGATGCGATTGAGACAGCTTCCAAGCTGACCGTCAATGGCCTTATTGGCAATGCGAATCTGATCGATGACACTGCACCCGATGATATTTACGACGGCTACCATTTCGTTAATGATTTATCCAAGCGCAGCGGGCTGCCGCTGGAACTAATTACCGTCAACCGGGCGTTATGGGCGTCTATCGATATGCATCAATTTACATGTCCGGTTTTGCCGATTGACCGGCAACTGGTACCGCCCTGGCAAAAGCCGGTTGAATTCGGTCAGCCGGAAGCGCCCGGATGA
- a CDS encoding 4Fe-4S binding protein, translated as MAYEHSVNNDRCKGCGLCVTVCPKNVLEISDKVNAKGYFPAFQARPEDCIFCALCCTMCPDVAITIREIEEAALKK; from the coding sequence ATGGCCTATGAACATTCTGTCAATAATGATCGATGCAAGGGCTGCGGATTGTGCGTAACCGTATGCCCTAAAAATGTGCTTGAGATTTCCGACAAGGTAAACGCCAAAGGCTATTTTCCGGCATTTCAGGCGCGGCCTGAAGATTGCATTTTTTGCGCTCTGTGCTGCACCATGTGTCCGGACGTCGCCATTACCATCAGAGAAATAGAGGAGGCAGCTCTTAAAAAATAA